A region of Ornithorhynchus anatinus isolate Pmale09 chromosome 5, mOrnAna1.pri.v4, whole genome shotgun sequence DNA encodes the following proteins:
- the LOC100073990 gene encoding F-box only protein 44, whose protein sequence is MTTINELPENILLELFSLVPARELLLRCRPVCSLWRDVIDLPSLWKRKCQREGFISDRWDRPVADWKIFYFLCSLKKNLIRNPCAEEGFEFWTLDVNGGDEWKVEDLPGEHGRIFPNAQVKKYFVTSYYTCLKSQLVDLKAEGYWEELMDNTKPDIVVKDWFAARPDCGCKYQVCVQLLSSGHVPLGTFQPDPVAVQQWSDAKWREVSHTFSNYPSGVRYIWFQHGGVDTNYWTGWYGPRVTNSSITIGPEPTRCPTRLER, encoded by the exons ATGACCACCATCAACGAGCTTCCCGAGAACATCCTCCTGGAGCTGTTCTCCTTGGTCCCGGCGCGGGAGCTGCTGCTCCGCTGCCGGCCCGTGTGCAGCCTGTGGCGGGACGTCATCGACCTGCCGTCCCTCTGGAAGCGCAAGTGCCAGCGCGAGGGCTTCATCTCCGACCGCTGGGACCGGCCCGTCGCCGACTGGAAGATCTTCTACTTCCTCTGCAGCCTCAAGAAGAACCTGATCCGCAATCCCTGTGCCGAAG AGGGGTTTGAATTTTGGACGCTTGATGTAAACGGAGGAGATGAGTGGAAGGTGGAGGACCTGCCTGGAGAGCATGGGAGAATATTTCCCAATGCCCAAGTGAAGAAATACTTCGTCACCTCCTACTA CACGTGCCTCAAGTCTCAGCTGGTTGACCTGAAAGCAGAAGGCTACTGGGAGGAGCTGATGGACAACACCAAGCCGGACATCGTGGTCAAAGACTG GTTCGCGGCGAGACCCGACTGTGGCTGCAAGTACCAGGTCTGCGTGCAGCTGCTCTCTTCCGGGCACGTGCCCCTGGGCACCTTCCAGCCGGATCCTGTCGCCGTCCAGCAGTGGAGTGACGCCAAGTGGAGAGAG GTCTCCCACACGTTCTCCAATTACCCCTCTGGCGTCCGGTACATCTGGTTCCAGCACGGAGGAGTAGACACAAACTACTGGACCGGATGGTACGGCCCCCGCGTCACCAACAGCAGCATCACCATCGGCCCCGAGCCGACCCGATGCCCAACGCGTCTCGAACGGTAA